A genomic window from Candidatus Methylacidiphilum fumarolicum includes:
- a CDS encoding TrbI/VirB10 family protein, translating to MKKFLKNKFFLTIIGILSVATFYYINPIHLASELMYGIIESARYTYFRGQALPLGSEKKIKSEAQEQRKNIIVQKGEKSKLKAVIPEEIVQAKENIPEPTLPPTQVKAPPTSKDKSSLGVLEQQPPNRLAPVPRGIVDQKALARDSQASDQPVIIKWARKRYLFRNLSLSALETNGTEDKGGSEGPFANIDINSFSPQGEMIEAALVNSAFSSNTDVDVVGAVWLPFYFQGNLLLEPGDRLIGTSAGGTALRDRMMVHIDKIIFKDGRSLPIQGVALHTDGTEGIKGYRVSEYGKQLLGPILAAMGQAFLYAMEYQSFNYYMSPYGLTPWGLYGQPAYNGAKQAMMLGGMYAGTNAMQQIMNILAQDIEQYKPYVFVPAGTRFRVFLKSYMDISKADYGR from the coding sequence ATGAAAAAGTTTCTTAAAAATAAATTTTTTCTAACCATTATAGGCATTTTATCTGTGGCCACTTTCTATTATATCAACCCCATTCATCTTGCCTCAGAGTTGATGTATGGGATTATTGAGTCTGCTAGGTATACCTATTTTAGAGGACAAGCTCTACCTTTAGGTTCAGAAAAAAAGATAAAGAGTGAGGCTCAAGAACAAAGGAAGAACATCATTGTTCAAAAAGGGGAGAAATCCAAGCTAAAGGCGGTTATTCCCGAAGAAATTGTACAGGCTAAAGAAAATATTCCAGAACCAACCCTTCCTCCTACCCAAGTTAAAGCCCCTCCAACTTCTAAAGACAAAAGTTCCCTTGGAGTTTTAGAACAACAACCTCCTAACAGACTTGCTCCTGTTCCTCGCGGTATAGTCGATCAGAAAGCCTTAGCTAGGGATTCTCAAGCTTCAGATCAACCAGTGATCATAAAATGGGCTAGAAAAAGATATCTTTTCCGAAATCTTTCTCTTTCAGCCCTTGAAACTAATGGAACTGAGGATAAAGGAGGCTCCGAAGGACCATTTGCAAATATTGATATTAATTCGTTCTCACCACAAGGCGAGATGATAGAAGCAGCCTTGGTAAATTCTGCATTTAGTTCTAACACAGATGTCGATGTTGTTGGGGCAGTTTGGCTTCCCTTTTACTTTCAAGGGAATCTTCTTCTTGAGCCTGGTGATCGATTGATCGGCACTTCAGCCGGAGGTACAGCGTTAAGAGATAGAATGATGGTCCATATTGACAAAATTATCTTTAAAGACGGTAGATCATTACCAATTCAAGGAGTCGCTCTCCATACTGATGGAACAGAAGGAATCAAAGGATACAGAGTTAGTGAATATGGCAAACAACTTTTAGGACCAATTTTAGCAGCCATGGGACAAGCTTTTCTCTACGCCATGGAATATCAATCCTTTAACTATTATATGTCTCCATATGGACTCACTCCTTGGGGTCTTTATGGGCAGCCAGCTTACAATGGGGCAAAACAGGCAATGATGTTGGGTGGAATGTATGCAGGAACTAACGCGATGCAACAGATTATGAACATTCTTGCTCAAGATATTGAGCAATATAAGCCTTATGTTTTTGTGCCAGCAGGAACTAGATTTAGGGTTTTTTTGAAGAGTTACATGGATATTTCAAAAGCTGATTATGGAAGATGA
- a CDS encoding dihydrolipoyl dehydrogenase — protein sequence MATNLTVDVAIIGAGGGGYPAAFFLDKAGFRVLMVDPIGNLGGNCLAEGCVPSKAVREASLIRSYAKKYSFFGLLGPSPQVDWNGILAHKDRVQNTRYELHKSEIQQSGILFYKGIGKIVDDRKIEVCTENESFYATFKHLIIATGSRPHTLQIPGAELTVSSHDLFKLESSVPFPTKPIIIGGGYIGVEVASMFENLGCKPSILEFSKSLIGGFDRELSQFLFQKLQSRISIELEAQVKSVKGKEGNYEVIYVKNDQEMSLFGDLVIMATGRECVSPEGIEILGFQHSKALSVTNTLQLYDFPHIYAPGDVNGKSMLFHSAVLQSRITAHNIAAGGQSVARMDWKSVPYAVFTEPEIASVGLTEEEAIHMYGHRIEVIKYEYAIDARAEILGETEGFIKLIFDCEDKRLLGAHIGGIEASQLIAPLALALREGLDAEALARVAFPHPMISEGINKAARTFSP from the coding sequence ATGGCTACAAACTTAACTGTTGATGTCGCGATTATTGGTGCAGGTGGCGGTGGTTATCCGGCTGCTTTTTTCTTAGATAAAGCTGGATTTAGAGTGTTAATGGTTGATCCAATTGGAAATCTTGGTGGAAATTGCTTGGCTGAAGGCTGTGTTCCATCTAAAGCTGTTAGAGAAGCAAGTTTAATTCGTTCTTATGCAAAAAAATATTCTTTTTTTGGGCTTTTAGGCCCTTCTCCTCAAGTTGATTGGAATGGCATTCTTGCACATAAAGATCGTGTTCAGAACACTCGATATGAATTACATAAGTCAGAGATTCAACAGTCTGGCATACTGTTCTATAAAGGCATTGGAAAAATTGTTGATGATAGAAAAATTGAAGTATGTACTGAAAATGAAAGCTTTTATGCTACTTTTAAACATTTAATTATAGCAACTGGCAGCCGTCCACATACCCTTCAGATTCCTGGAGCTGAACTAACAGTTAGTTCCCATGACCTGTTTAAACTAGAATCCTCAGTCCCCTTTCCCACCAAACCCATCATCATTGGTGGAGGATATATCGGGGTTGAGGTCGCTTCGATGTTTGAAAATTTAGGCTGTAAACCTTCTATTCTTGAATTTTCAAAGAGCTTGATTGGAGGATTTGACAGGGAACTCTCTCAATTTCTCTTCCAAAAACTTCAAAGCAGAATATCGATCGAATTAGAAGCTCAAGTAAAATCTGTAAAAGGTAAAGAAGGAAATTATGAAGTTATTTATGTTAAAAACGATCAAGAAATGTCCTTATTTGGAGATCTTGTTATAATGGCTACTGGTAGAGAATGTGTTAGCCCTGAGGGAATTGAGATTTTAGGATTTCAACATTCTAAGGCTCTATCAGTAACCAATACACTCCAGCTTTATGATTTTCCTCATATTTATGCCCCTGGAGATGTCAATGGAAAAAGTATGCTTTTTCATTCGGCTGTTCTTCAGAGTCGAATCACAGCCCATAACATTGCAGCTGGTGGACAATCAGTTGCCAGAATGGATTGGAAAAGTGTGCCATATGCAGTGTTTACAGAGCCAGAAATCGCGAGTGTTGGATTGACTGAAGAAGAAGCTATTCACATGTATGGGCACCGAATAGAAGTAATAAAGTATGAGTATGCTATTGATGCGCGTGCAGAAATTCTAGGAGAAACGGAGGGATTCATTAAACTTATTTTTGATTGTGAAGATAAAAGGCTTCTTGGTGCTCATATTGGTGGCATCGAAGCTTCTCAATTAATAGCTCCTTTAGCTTTAGCGCTTCGAGAAGGACTCGACGCAGAGGCTTTGGCTCGCGTTGCCTTTCCTCATCCGATGATTTCAGAGGGAATTAATAAGGCAGCCAGAACATTTTCTCCCTAG
- a CDS encoding VirB4 family type IV secretion system protein, with protein MKNFLSPFRLFVKSQLFTKKRIPSFIDWADACPYAGLYDRYIIDKFGAVHAFYRTYFPQADIASPSRLVDLQNQLRLLLTQLPHEISQTQHIFTCNGDYGPLLEAFASIPSDPQVKEFRERKAKRLYQRMAKRKLVRIETHTILTVAPSDQLRETEWFLRIGSRESSEAVRKRISKTQFDSAISSIKAAEAVFAEILRKASARFFPLDAYEIADYFFRLWNPGLAVEETMKVNYDYDRMPFVDAWMVQEARIHKDMLQIGDYYHGLVSMVGLPLETRPRDMEKLTVGLPFRDVRVSLVVRKTDKIKELEKLRKRIDWADQRMRLGLNLVDMLYKPHENRRESGIQNIEAWMQIEEAQNLLREIRSGDDDLLQIQLTIHFWHKQQEEIKKRAKILLNRFGDLSRAKGWIEQSSLLPVLMSEMPAVYAPLTRPLLVRGRMAADLMPICRGLESDEKPIYLFGNTTGGLVPLDLEDKRNEGASMLYISGVKGSGKSALAQLIVLRHFLENSILVILDKGNSYDRLVELCGGTTIRLDMATPKCFNPFEVYTRRNKSGELTEPSDYELTKVVSCLEILATSQRGNSLSIEEKNILESLTRQTFSNAVKNKAFYVTLDDFSRQMAYRSDAKFLAESLKAFIDGRYKSWFNGTTQIHWKTRVVHFDFEYISKDKDLAAALIPMAVLFVSDVILSNPNIFKMLVFGEMWQHVSNPATANLIIEAFKTYRKKRCAVIGESQAILDLVDNPSVAKAVIQNVDTWILFPQGSEHHIEYAVKELELTQGQRDLLTHLRSAARVHLDGEVELWREAFYLRGRGPDALSGVIRAEIEPEEYWLTTTTPNDFPAWNAAKAAFSGDIRQTLEALSIKYPLGIREEKIKVASSIVPYESLIKK; from the coding sequence ATGAAAAATTTTCTTTCACCCTTCCGATTATTTGTAAAAAGTCAGCTTTTTACTAAAAAGAGAATTCCTTCTTTCATAGACTGGGCTGATGCGTGTCCTTATGCGGGGCTGTACGATAGATACATTATTGACAAATTTGGTGCGGTTCATGCTTTTTACAGGACCTACTTCCCACAAGCCGATATAGCCAGCCCTTCTCGTCTTGTCGATCTACAGAATCAACTTAGGCTCTTGCTTACTCAGCTTCCTCATGAAATTTCACAAACCCAGCATATTTTTACGTGCAATGGAGACTATGGTCCCCTGTTAGAAGCATTTGCTAGTATTCCTTCGGATCCACAAGTAAAAGAATTTAGAGAAAGAAAAGCAAAGAGACTTTATCAACGGATGGCTAAAAGAAAGCTGGTTAGGATTGAAACCCACACGATTTTGACGGTCGCCCCTTCTGATCAACTGAGAGAAACTGAATGGTTTTTACGTATTGGGAGCAGAGAGAGTTCGGAAGCTGTAAGAAAAAGGATCTCAAAAACACAGTTTGACTCAGCAATCTCAAGTATAAAAGCAGCTGAAGCTGTGTTTGCAGAAATATTAAGAAAAGCTTCTGCACGGTTTTTCCCTCTAGATGCTTATGAAATAGCGGATTATTTTTTTAGGCTGTGGAATCCGGGATTAGCTGTCGAAGAGACAATGAAAGTAAATTACGACTACGATAGGATGCCCTTTGTGGATGCCTGGATGGTTCAAGAAGCAAGGATTCATAAAGACATGTTACAAATTGGGGATTACTATCATGGATTGGTCTCAATGGTTGGATTACCCTTAGAGACGCGTCCCAGGGATATGGAAAAATTAACCGTAGGATTACCCTTCCGTGATGTTCGTGTCAGTCTAGTGGTTAGGAAGACTGATAAAATAAAAGAATTAGAAAAACTAAGGAAACGCATAGACTGGGCAGATCAAAGGATGCGCCTTGGTTTAAACCTTGTTGATATGCTCTATAAACCTCATGAAAATAGGAGGGAATCGGGGATACAAAATATCGAAGCATGGATGCAAATAGAAGAAGCTCAGAATCTGTTAAGAGAGATTCGTTCGGGAGATGATGATCTTCTTCAAATCCAGCTTACCATTCATTTTTGGCATAAACAACAAGAAGAGATCAAAAAAAGAGCAAAAATATTGCTTAATCGTTTTGGGGATCTCTCAAGGGCAAAAGGTTGGATTGAACAATCGAGCCTTTTGCCGGTGTTGATGAGTGAAATGCCGGCTGTTTATGCCCCGCTTACTCGGCCTCTTCTTGTAAGGGGGAGAATGGCGGCGGATTTGATGCCTATTTGCAGAGGATTAGAAAGTGATGAAAAGCCTATTTATCTTTTTGGAAACACGACAGGAGGTTTAGTTCCTCTCGATTTGGAAGACAAAAGAAACGAAGGTGCTTCCATGCTTTACATAAGCGGAGTAAAAGGGTCTGGCAAAAGTGCATTAGCGCAACTGATTGTTCTTAGACATTTTTTGGAAAATAGTATCCTGGTGATATTAGATAAAGGCAACAGTTATGATAGACTCGTTGAACTGTGCGGTGGAACAACTATCAGACTGGATATGGCTACACCAAAATGTTTCAACCCTTTTGAGGTTTATACTCGGAGGAATAAAAGCGGTGAACTGACAGAGCCTTCAGATTATGAACTAACCAAGGTAGTCAGTTGTTTGGAAATACTTGCTACTTCTCAAAGAGGAAATAGTCTGAGCATCGAGGAAAAAAATATTCTTGAATCTTTAACAAGACAAACTTTCTCTAATGCTGTAAAAAATAAAGCTTTTTATGTAACGCTAGATGACTTTTCACGCCAAATGGCTTATAGATCCGATGCCAAATTTTTGGCTGAATCCCTTAAGGCTTTTATTGATGGTAGGTACAAAAGTTGGTTTAATGGCACCACACAAATTCATTGGAAAACTAGAGTAGTTCATTTCGATTTTGAATATATATCTAAGGATAAGGATTTAGCAGCTGCTCTCATTCCAATGGCTGTCTTATTCGTGTCTGATGTTATCTTATCCAACCCCAATATTTTTAAAATGTTGGTTTTTGGAGAAATGTGGCAACATGTCTCTAATCCTGCTACGGCCAATTTGATTATAGAAGCTTTTAAAACCTATAGAAAAAAAAGATGTGCGGTCATTGGAGAATCTCAAGCGATCCTGGATCTTGTGGATAATCCATCAGTTGCAAAAGCTGTCATACAAAATGTTGACACTTGGATTTTATTTCCTCAAGGAAGCGAACATCATATTGAATATGCTGTTAAAGAACTAGAGCTCACACAAGGTCAAAGGGATCTGTTAACTCATTTACGGTCAGCGGCTAGGGTTCATCTAGATGGTGAAGTAGAACTATGGAGAGAAGCTTTTTATCTAAGGGGAAGGGGACCTGATGCTCTATCAGGGGTTATTCGTGCTGAAATTGAGCCAGAAGAATATTGGTTAACCACAACCACTCCTAATGATTTCCCAGCATGGAATGCGGCCAAAGCAGCCTTTTCTGGTGACATTCGCCAAACACTGGAAGCACTATCTATAAAATATCCATTAGGAATTAGAGAAGAAAAGATAAAAGTAGCATCCAGTATAGTCCCCTATGAGTCTTTGATAAAAAAATGA
- a CDS encoding GspE/PulE family protein: protein MKHCLPIQNDFENFLLKERLIVAENLKEWRKSDPFFDLEKAILRFSTLFSWERWSESFTNRNGWPPLYPADRDHPLPPSAFYSAGKKLEKDFNAIILWDSPFYVIGILNPFRLHEVEIFAAINFQDKARIFYLLHPSDLANLFLKRERGVEGFPDWEQEDKESWLKLLRLESSLYPRVADILEQILFGSDPKIVIPEGAVQACAAIKGFDNALLWRKSPTCSWVITPEAFNSKLEDQLIEALKTKIQLVICSPGYFQKLFLRVEKENKIKGILPGDPLHVREWPQVDLGHFNETGITLYHAIMSSAIDMGASDISLEPKEHNVRVRFRIDGDYYEQAPLSRLQYQILLDRIKLFGNMAADQKGIFQDGSSSYQYKGIRYDQRYSIVIGQGMEEHTAIRIFSSRIPTLDDLNLPPMEHSFLLWFLANGQGMFVSTGPTGSGKTTTLYAMLQHISSPRKKIITVENPVEKHFPDAMQIEVREKAGITFATALRGIVRQDPDIIMIGEIRDMESARIAIDSALTGHLVFSSIHATDPVGVIERMVQSFGIDRLAVSYAMKLVISQRLVSKLCPYCKKIRKATKDDLKYFPNCQVAEPVVAEASGCQACRGTGTAGRMPILELLPFDSEIISLIENGASPNRIRAHNESRGFKPLAIQATELFFTGVISKEEALLLLSSRSYSSVFS from the coding sequence ATGAAACATTGTCTTCCTATTCAAAACGATTTTGAAAACTTTCTTCTCAAGGAACGGCTGATAGTTGCAGAAAATCTTAAAGAATGGAGAAAATCCGACCCATTCTTTGATCTAGAAAAAGCGATCTTACGATTTTCTACCCTTTTTTCATGGGAAAGGTGGTCAGAATCATTCACCAATCGTAATGGATGGCCACCCCTATATCCTGCTGATAGAGATCATCCCTTGCCCCCTTCGGCTTTCTATTCTGCAGGCAAAAAGTTAGAAAAAGATTTTAATGCGATAATTTTATGGGACAGTCCTTTTTATGTCATCGGTATTCTCAATCCTTTTCGCTTACATGAGGTTGAAATTTTTGCCGCAATTAATTTCCAAGATAAAGCAAGAATTTTTTATCTCTTACATCCTAGCGATTTGGCCAATCTTTTTCTAAAAAGAGAAAGAGGGGTAGAAGGGTTTCCTGATTGGGAGCAAGAAGATAAGGAAAGTTGGTTAAAACTATTAAGGTTAGAATCCTCATTGTATCCAAGAGTAGCTGATATTCTTGAACAAATTCTTTTTGGTTCCGACCCAAAAATTGTTATTCCAGAAGGAGCTGTGCAAGCTTGTGCAGCAATAAAAGGATTTGATAACGCTCTTTTATGGAGGAAGTCACCTACCTGCTCTTGGGTTATTACACCAGAAGCCTTTAATTCTAAACTAGAAGATCAATTGATCGAAGCTCTAAAAACAAAAATCCAGCTTGTGATTTGTTCTCCTGGTTATTTCCAAAAACTATTTCTTCGGGTTGAAAAAGAAAACAAAATTAAAGGAATTTTACCAGGAGATCCTCTTCATGTAAGGGAATGGCCCCAAGTAGATTTAGGTCATTTTAACGAAACAGGAATCACTCTTTATCATGCTATCATGAGCAGTGCCATTGATATGGGAGCCAGCGATATTTCCCTAGAACCTAAAGAACACAATGTACGAGTGCGTTTCCGAATAGACGGGGATTATTATGAACAAGCTCCCTTAAGCAGACTTCAATATCAGATTCTATTGGACCGAATTAAGCTTTTTGGAAATATGGCTGCTGATCAAAAAGGGATATTTCAAGATGGAAGTAGCAGTTATCAATACAAAGGGATTCGTTATGACCAAAGGTATAGTATTGTAATTGGCCAAGGGATGGAAGAGCATACCGCCATTCGTATTTTTTCTTCTAGAATTCCAACCCTTGATGATTTGAATTTGCCGCCAATGGAGCATTCTTTTCTTTTGTGGTTTTTAGCGAATGGACAGGGGATGTTTGTCTCCACAGGACCAACAGGAAGTGGAAAAACAACTACTCTTTATGCTATGCTACAGCATATTAGTTCCCCTAGAAAAAAAATAATTACCGTTGAGAATCCTGTTGAAAAACATTTTCCTGATGCCATGCAAATCGAAGTTAGAGAAAAAGCAGGAATTACATTTGCCACTGCTCTGAGAGGAATAGTTCGACAAGATCCAGATATTATTATGATTGGGGAAATACGTGATATGGAAAGTGCTCGGATTGCTATTGATTCAGCATTAACTGGCCATCTTGTATTTTCCTCTATTCATGCAACTGATCCAGTGGGAGTAATAGAAAGAATGGTTCAGAGCTTTGGTATTGATAGGCTTGCTGTATCTTATGCTATGAAATTGGTTATTTCCCAAAGGCTCGTTTCAAAATTATGCCCTTATTGCAAAAAAATAAGAAAAGCCACGAAAGATGATTTAAAATATTTTCCCAATTGTCAGGTTGCAGAGCCTGTGGTTGCAGAAGCCAGTGGTTGTCAAGCATGTAGAGGAACAGGGACGGCTGGAAGGATGCCGATTCTTGAACTTCTTCCATTCGATAGTGAAATTATTTCTTTAATTGAAAATGGTGCGAGCCCTAACCGAATACGAGCTCATAATGAAAGTAGAGGATTTAAGCCATTAGCTATTCAAGCTACAGAGCTCTTTTTTACAGGAGTGATATCCAAAGAGGAAGCTTTGCTCCTACTTTCTTCTCGCTCATATTCTAGCGTATTCAGTTGA
- a CDS encoding ParB/RepB/Spo0J family partition protein translates to MKTKTQKSPSISLIPIEKIKLSKQNPRKQFQEDKIEELAVSIEKIGLIHPILVRPIEDGYYEIVSGERRWRACKKLNKEFIECFIHPMDEKMALQIRIIENIQRQNLNPIEEAEGYKNLLQGGMTIVELASVIGKGRDYISRMVTLLSLPEAAKEAIISGKLAKRAGWYIARIPVPQLRAVVASEAIAKSLTVAQVAKMVLENFLLDLRKANFSITKPDLIPGVPSCLDCSKRTGNSKDLFEDVTDEMICTDPECFAKKREADWHFQCYKAQSENREILFDEESTKHFVPGTSRLKTDSPFIDVDSTCDWDKKERKWASLLAEELTIKDSKPHLHQYLARSPIGTIHKLVKKEDALFILQRKGITFAAKAIKELKEKEEAKRERKKKEEFLNLSCSSLISKVCDKIKTEKIDRSYNIFLSLALRVLPREVSTFVFQRHNYKLGTMEESLKLLEDIDELESKAILLDLFLSTDLFLNSYNDLPPHLTSICNILSIDVSKVVEEIQSVNQSNSFLIKKKKLLSYCGTEITTTS, encoded by the coding sequence ATGAAAACGAAAACACAAAAGTCTCCTTCTATCTCATTAATTCCAATTGAAAAAATTAAGTTATCTAAACAGAATCCAAGAAAACAATTTCAAGAAGATAAAATTGAAGAGCTTGCAGTAAGTATAGAAAAAATCGGACTCATTCATCCTATTCTAGTCAGACCCATAGAAGATGGCTATTATGAAATAGTTTCAGGAGAAAGAAGATGGAGGGCCTGTAAAAAACTGAACAAAGAGTTTATTGAGTGTTTTATTCATCCGATGGATGAAAAAATGGCTCTTCAAATACGGATAATTGAGAACATTCAAAGACAAAATCTTAATCCTATAGAAGAGGCTGAAGGGTACAAAAATCTTTTGCAAGGAGGGATGACTATTGTAGAATTGGCCTCAGTCATAGGTAAGGGTAGAGATTATATCAGTCGAATGGTTACCCTATTGTCTCTACCTGAAGCGGCAAAAGAGGCGATAATATCTGGTAAATTGGCCAAACGCGCAGGATGGTATATAGCTAGAATACCAGTGCCTCAACTACGGGCTGTCGTTGCTTCTGAAGCGATCGCAAAATCTTTAACCGTTGCTCAGGTAGCCAAGATGGTGTTAGAAAATTTTCTTCTTGATTTAAGAAAAGCAAACTTCTCCATTACAAAACCCGATTTAATCCCTGGTGTTCCAAGCTGTCTTGATTGCTCTAAGCGAACAGGCAATTCAAAAGATCTATTCGAGGATGTAACAGATGAAATGATTTGTACAGATCCTGAATGTTTTGCAAAAAAGAGAGAAGCTGATTGGCATTTTCAATGCTATAAAGCTCAAAGTGAAAACAGAGAAATACTTTTTGATGAAGAATCGACAAAACATTTTGTTCCAGGAACATCTAGACTTAAAACTGATTCTCCTTTTATAGATGTTGATTCTACATGTGATTGGGATAAAAAAGAAAGAAAATGGGCATCTTTATTAGCTGAAGAATTAACTATAAAGGATAGTAAGCCACATTTGCATCAGTACTTGGCACGGAGCCCCATTGGAACCATCCATAAGCTTGTTAAGAAGGAAGATGCGCTTTTTATTTTACAAAGAAAAGGGATTACCTTTGCAGCTAAAGCAATCAAAGAATTGAAAGAAAAGGAAGAGGCCAAAAGAGAGAGAAAAAAGAAAGAAGAATTTTTAAATTTGAGCTGTTCTTCTCTTATATCAAAAGTGTGTGATAAGATAAAAACAGAGAAGATTGATCGATCCTACAATATCTTTTTATCTCTGGCTCTACGTGTTCTACCAAGAGAGGTTTCTACTTTTGTATTCCAAAGACACAATTATAAGCTTGGCACAATGGAAGAATCTTTAAAATTGCTAGAGGATATCGATGAATTGGAGTCAAAGGCAATTCTATTAGATTTATTCCTTTCCACGGATCTTTTTTTAAATAGTTATAACGATCTTCCTCCTCATCTTACCAGCATTTGTAATATTTTATCCATCGATGTTTCTAAGGTTGTTGAGGAAATACAATCTGTCAATCAGTCAAATTCATTTCTAATCAAGAAAAAAAAGCTTTTAAGTTATTGTGGCACAGAAATCACTACAACATCTTGA
- a CDS encoding sigma-70 family RNA polymerase sigma factor, protein MLQYCYNYILFLPRIYANLQWLYPTTIMRAKLTKTLDPVSNQQHNSTHYEEKFKEELPLILKAKAADAEALDWLAKISLPIRQQVARFYLPNLADQWPDAENVGWIGILDALEKWNENFNIRFLDYAIHHVRNRVRNYANACRATVRRPASMYRSYRKIERFLEQGLTVEEITELYGCSLHDMEKILHVYSGDLSLHFSALDDSETSLMDLLVYPDNTAEEEEKEEKLQKLYIALSHLDDISRKIVLYFFGIEGEGAKKRPTTWIAQKLRLSRKKVLQLLEKSLNQLKRDFFLFETLNIRHPLPTGIPSTMINVNFYNDSSLDYE, encoded by the coding sequence ATGTTACAATATTGTTACAATTATATTTTATTCTTGCCGAGAATCTATGCTAATTTACAATGGTTATACCCAACTACTATCATGAGAGCCAAACTAACTAAAACTTTGGATCCTGTTAGTAATCAACAACATAATTCTACTCACTATGAAGAGAAATTCAAGGAAGAACTCCCACTTATTCTTAAAGCAAAAGCTGCAGATGCGGAAGCCTTGGATTGGCTTGCTAAAATTTCTTTACCTATAAGACAGCAAGTAGCTCGTTTTTATTTACCAAATTTAGCTGATCAATGGCCTGATGCTGAAAACGTTGGATGGATTGGAATACTTGATGCCCTTGAAAAATGGAATGAGAATTTTAACATCCGATTTTTAGATTATGCCATTCATCATGTGAGAAATAGAGTTAGAAATTATGCCAATGCTTGTAGAGCTACTGTTCGAAGACCAGCATCGATGTACAGATCTTATAGAAAAATAGAGAGATTTTTAGAACAAGGACTGACCGTTGAAGAGATCACTGAATTGTATGGATGTTCTCTCCATGACATGGAAAAAATACTCCATGTATATTCTGGAGATTTAAGCCTTCATTTTTCTGCTTTAGATGACTCTGAAACATCTCTCATGGACCTTTTGGTTTATCCTGACAATACAGCAGAAGAGGAAGAAAAAGAAGAAAAGCTGCAGAAGCTTTATATTGCGTTATCTCATCTTGATGATATTTCTAGAAAAATAGTATTATACTTTTTTGGCATTGAAGGAGAAGGGGCTAAAAAAAGACCTACCACCTGGATTGCTCAAAAACTAAGACTTTCTAGAAAGAAGGTTCTACAACTTTTAGAGAAATCTCTAAATCAACTTAAAAGAGATTTTTTCCTTTTTGAGACTTTAAACATCCGACATCCCCTGCCTACTGGGATACCCTCTACAATGATAAACGTCAATTTCTATAACGATTCTTCATTAGATTACGAATAA
- a CDS encoding class I SAM-dependent methyltransferase, with protein sequence MSFFQNPLFLSSQLSAAIYLKPYKFTRDTFTDRIPFWREDLAEFKGKPNLTYLEIGVHEGRSALWMLENILTDPTSTIIIIDDFGEHSYNTFMYNVSLSGQANKFKILKGLSTDKIKEVPLNSIDIAYIDGSGRSDIMLDDLINVWDRVRQGGVIICNRYRMTKHLRWALNAPPGDLGPVGAINAFLDRYKTHLKLVRFMSNFVIVRKLTEQDSKQVSKTFE encoded by the coding sequence TTGAGTTTTTTTCAAAATCCGTTATTCCTTAGTTCCCAATTGTCAGCCGCAATTTATTTAAAGCCTTATAAATTTACCAGAGATACTTTTACAGATAGAATTCCATTTTGGAGAGAAGACCTCGCTGAATTCAAAGGAAAGCCCAATCTTACTTATCTTGAAATAGGCGTTCATGAAGGCAGATCCGCACTCTGGATGCTTGAAAATATCTTAACGGATCCCACCTCCACCATAATCATTATAGATGACTTCGGGGAACATTCCTACAATACCTTCATGTATAATGTCTCTCTTTCTGGACAAGCCAATAAGTTCAAGATTTTAAAAGGATTGTCTACAGACAAAATTAAGGAAGTACCATTGAACTCTATTGATATAGCTTATATCGATGGATCAGGAAGAAGTGATATAATGTTAGATGATCTTATCAACGTTTGGGATAGAGTCAGACAGGGAGGGGTGATTATTTGCAATCGATATAGAATGACAAAACACTTAAGATGGGCTTTGAATGCTCCACCTGGTGATCTTGGACCTGTTGGAGCAATAAATGCTTTTTTAGATCGCTACAAGACCCATCTTAAACTCGTCAGATTTATGTCGAACTTTGTTATCGTTCGCAAGTTAACTGAACAGGACTCAAAACAAGTGTCAAAGACTTTTGAATGA